The following coding sequences lie in one Pseudorasbora parva isolate DD20220531a chromosome 18, ASM2467924v1, whole genome shotgun sequence genomic window:
- the LOC137046489 gene encoding gastrula zinc finger protein XlCGF57.1-like, with protein MEFKEEPCRVKDEETEEQIDLMEVNEDKLHRFQKPQFVNEDGDSVISQTEKDFAQKQARKSGVKGSFTCSECGNCYRDKSGLKGHMRIHTGENLFTCTQCGKSFTQKGNIEVHMRIHTGEKPFTCSYCGKGFINKGNLNTHIRIHTGEKPFTCTQCGKSFIHRKNLNEHMGIHTGEKLFTCAQCGKRFTNKGNLNVHMRIHTGEKPFTCTQCGKSYTHKSNLKNHLRFHSGVKSFSSDQCEKTFVVESNLRSHLKVHAGVRPHICCFCGRSFIFLHKLKIHERLHTGERPYMCFDCGKSFTTSSDLKTHQRIHSEEKPYKCSHCGKSFAQPGNLKYHERVHTGEKPYQCSSCGKSYTRLSHLQRHKNKNCLKLSN; from the exons ATGGAGTTTAAGGAGGAACCCTGCAGAGTAAAAGACGAAGAGACAGAGGAACAAATAG ACCTGATGGAAGTGAATGAGGACAAACTGCATCGATTTCAAAAACCTCAGTTCGTAAATGAAGATGGAGACTCTGTCATTTCTCAGACTGAAAAGGATTTCGCACAAAAACAAGCTAGAAAATCTGGAGTGAAAGGATCTTTCACCTGCTCTGAATGTGGAAATTGTTACAGAGATAAATCAGGACTTAAAGGGCACATgaggattcacactggagaaaatcTGTTCACAtgcactcagtgtggaaagagtttcacgcAGAAAGGAAACATTGAAGtgcacatgagaattcacactggagaaaaaccgtTCACATGCTCTTACTGTGGAAAAGGTTTCATTAACAAAGGCAACTTAAATACCCACAtcagaattcacactggagagaagccattcacatgcactcagtgtggaaagagtttcatcCACAGAAAAAACTTGAATGAGCACATGGGAATTCATACAGGAGAAAAACTGTTCACTTGCGCTCAATGTGGAAAGCGTTTCACTAACAAAGGAAACTTAAATGTTCACATgaggattcacactggagaaaaacccttcacatgcactcagtgtggaaagagttacaCTCACAAAAGTAATCTCAAAAATCATCTGCGTTTCCACTCTGGAGTGAAGTCTTTCAGCTCTGATCAGTGTGAGAAAACATTTGTTGTGGAATCAAACTTAAGATCACACCTTAAAGTTCATGCTGGTGTGAGGCCTCacatttgttgtttttgtggACGGAGTTTTATATTTCTGCATAAGTTAAAAATACATGAGCGTTTACATACGGGTGAGAGACCTTACATGTGCTTTGACTGTGGGAAGAGCTTTACTACATCCAGCGACTTAAAAACACACCAGAGAATTCACTCTGAAGAGAAACCCTACAAGTGCTCAcactgtggaaagagttttgcTCAGCCAGGAAACCTGAAATATCATGAGAGAGTtcatactggagagaagccttaccaGTGCTCTTCATGTGGGAAGAGTTATACACGATTGTCTCATCTACAGAGACATAAGAATAAGAATTGCCTGAAGTTATCTAATTAG